In Naumovozyma castellii chromosome 1, complete genome, one DNA window encodes the following:
- the MET30 gene encoding ubiquitin-binding SDF ubiquitin ligase complex subunit MET30 (ancestral locus Anc_7.231), translating to MKRKINSNDNEIERELIRSNKEQRITPTFSSALPQFNFTKFCYRHNPEILSSPTHTACYNQDLKRFKDLNDNITKLPAQEQAEIHHIISKFNKSNDKLRKLILDGILASSCFPQLSYISSQVSNMIRIDFISILPQELSLKILSYLDCQSLCNATKVCRKWQILADDDRVWYHMCEQHIDRKCPNCGWGLPLLHMKRARFVKNASICATNNTCTKDSNGKLMRPWKVIYRERFKVESNWRKGNCQVQEFKGHMDGVLTLQFNYRLLFTGSYDSTVAIWDLCSNKLIRRLSGHTDGVKTLYFDEAKLVTGSLDKTIRVWNYKTGECISTYRGHTDSVMSVDAFKKIIVSGSADKTVKIWHVESRTCYTLRGHTEWVNCVKLHPKSFTCFSGSDDTTIRMWDIRTNSCLKVFRGHVGQVQKVIPLTIIDAENLVVDNISGSNEGDDEPASTTTPTAAIAAEAATNDEENQTLDKSIPYPTHLLSCSLDNTIKLWDVQTGQCIRTQFGHVEGVWDIAADNFRIISGSHDGSIKIWDLQSGKCMHTFHGKRLQPQDEEGSTHLASTSNATGTSTSTANPVQNKVSPIACVSIGDSEFFSGDELGCVKMYKFD from the coding sequence atgaagaggaagattAACTCCAACGATAACGAGATCGAAAGGGAGCTGATACGAAGTAACAAGGAGCAACGCATCACCCCGACTTTCTCCTCCGCCCTCCCGCAATTCAACTTCACCAAGTTCTGCTACAGACACAACCCGGAAATACTCTCCTCACCCACACACACAGCATGCTACAACCAGGATTTGAAAAGGTTCAAGGATCTTAATGATAACATTACAAAACTGCCCGCCCAGGAACAGGCTGAAATCCACCATATCATCtccaaattcaacaaatcAAATGACAAATTGAGAAAATTAATACTGGATGGGATACTGGCATCGTCATGCTTCCCACAATTATCATACATTTCGTCACAGGTATCCAACATGATAAGGATCGATTTCATTAGCATCTTACCGCAGGAGttatcattgaagattttatCCTATTTGGATTGTCAATCCCTTTGCAATGCAACAAAAGTTTGTAGGAAATGGCAGATATTGGCGGATGATGATAGAGTTTGGTATCATATGTGTGAACAGCATATTGATAGAAAATGTCCAAATTGTGGGTGGGGGTTGCCCCTCCTGCATATGAAGAGAGCCAGATTTGTTAAAAATGCAAGTATTTGTGCTACTAATAATACTTGTACAAAGGATTCTAATGGGAAATTAATGAGACCTTGGAAAGTCATCTATAGAGAACGATTCAAAGTGGAATCCAATTGGAGAAAGGGGAATTGTCAAGTTCAGGAGTTTAAGGGTCACATGGATGGTGTCTTAACATTACAATTCAATTAtagattattatttactGGATCTTATGATTCTACAGTGGCCATTTGGGATTTGTGttccaataaattaattagaAGATTGTCGGGCCATACAGATGGTGTTAAAACTttatattttgatgaaGCTAAATTGGTAACGGGTTCACTTGATAAGACTATTAGAGTTTGGAATTATAAAACGGGGGAATGTATATCCACTTATAGAGGTCATACGGATTCAGTCATGTCCGTGGATgcattcaagaagattatcGTCTCGGGAAGTGCAGATAAGACTGTCAAAATCTGGCACGTGGAATCAAGAACATGCTACACTTTAAGAGGACATACAGAATGGGTGAATTGTGTCAAATTACATCCAAAAAGTTTTACTTGCTTCAGTGGGAGTGATGATACCACCATTAGAATGTGGGATATAAGAACAAATTCATGTTTGAAAGTATTTAGAGGTCATGTTGGACAAGTACAAAAGGTAATCCCGCTAACCATCATTGATGCTGAAAATTTAGTAGTAGATAACATTTCAGGAAGTAACGAAGGCGATGATGAACCGGCATCCACCACAACACCTACAGCAGCAATCGCAGCAGAAGCAGCAACAAATGATGAGGAAAACCAAACCCTCGACAAGTCCATACCATACCCAACGCATTTACTTTCATGTTCCCTCGACAATACTATCAAATTATGGGACGTTCAAACAGGTCAATGTATAAGAACTCAATTTGGCCACGTAGAAGGTGTTTGGGACATTGCAGCTGATAATTTCAGAATAATTAGTGGCTCTCATGATGGTTCCATCAAGATTTGGGATCTACAAAGTGGGAAATGCATGCATACGTTCCATGGCAAGAGATTACAACCACAAGATGAAGAGGGATCAACTCACCTCGCCAGCACCAGCAATGCTACAGGGACCAGCACCAGCACAGCAAACCCGGTTCAAAACAAAGTCTCCCCCATCGCCTGCGTCAGTATTGGCGACTCAGAGTTCTTCAGTGGAGACGAGCTGGGTTGTGTCAAGATGTACAAGTTCGACTGA